Within the Candidatus Omnitrophota bacterium genome, the region AAGGACGGTACGCCCCCGCACGGCGCAAAGGCAGCAATCTCGCCGTGTTAGAGCCGGATTTGGCGCAGGCGTTCCCCTTCGATGAGGCCGTCAACAAGGCGCTGCGGCTCATTTTGCACGCAGCGGGGATTCCTAAGAAAGCAGGCGCATCGTAAAAAGTATGATGGATCATGTTTTTTGACCCATCGGTTTTCTATATCGAATACTAAGCAACAAATAAGGTGAATCATGAACGTAGTAACAATAGATGAAGCGAAGCGCGATCTTGATTCGCTGATTGCTAAGGTGGTTTCGAACGCCGAACCAGCCATAATCGCCACGGAAGCAGGTCAGCAAATCGTCCTCATACCCCTAGACGAATTCAACGCCTGGCAAGAAACGGCTTATCTCTTGTCGAATCCAGCCAATGCGGCGCATCTTCGGCAGTCGATCGCTAAAAAGTAGGATGGGGAATGTTTTGTGACCTAGCGATTTTTGAAGAAGATGAAAAATTGATGTGTAAAACGGCGTGATTATGATCTTCTAATAAATATATTTAGTGTTAAACTCGAAAAAAGGAGAAATGAAAATGCCAGAGTTACATCGTTACAAAATTTTTATCAGTCATGCGTGGAAATATAATGATGATTATTATCGATTAATTGAATACTTAAACAAGGAACCAAACTTTGTATATTCAAATTATAGTGTACCAGAACATGATCCTGTTGATGCTGGTAATAATAAAAAATTGGCGGAAGAACTACGACAGCAAATTCGCCCTGTAGAAGTTGTTGTTATTCTTGGCGGCATGTACGTTGCGTATAGTGATTGGATTCAATTTGAGATCGATTATGCTAAGCAATTGAGGAAGCCTATTTTGGGAGTGAGTCCTTGGAGTGCAACGAAAATGCCGCAAGTAATTCAAGATACTGCAAATGCAATTTGTGGTTGGAATACTCCAACAATTGTTAGTGAAATTAGGAGGCTTGCATAAGTGGAAAATGAAAAATTCGAACAATACTTAAAAGAACGATATGAAGACCAAATTAGATGGTATAGCAATAGGTCTTCTCAGAACAAACGATACTATCAATGGTTTCAATGGGGGGCAATTGTTATCTCAACTTCTGTTCCAGTATTGGTTATATCAATGCCAGATAAATACAAGTGGTTTACTGCAATATTATCGATTATTTTAGCAATTGCCACATCCGCATTAAAGACTTTCAAGTTTCAAGAAAATTGGATAAATTATAGAACAATATCAGAAACTTTAAAAAAAGAAAAATATTTTTATGATGCTGAGATAAGTGAATATGCTACAGCTGAAGACAAAGAACAACTCCTCGTAGAAAGGGTTGAAACACTGATATCACGTGAAAATACATTGTGGGTGGCAATTCATACAAGAAAAGAAGAGGAAGAAGAAACGGAAAAAAATTAACACATTGCTCCGATTAGTCGTTATTCCGTTTCAATCTATATAGGTAATTAAAGCAGGATGGGTCATATTTTGTGGTCCATCAGTTTCTAATGGATATAATAATTGATGAATCAAGCAACGCGACCAATCCTACGATCTATACAATCATTGTTGGGCAGCAAGGAGATATGAGATGAATAAATTCTACAAAAGACTTCGCACGTCTGCAATTGCTGTCCCTTTTCTGATAGGTGTGTGCGGTCTTACAATGGGGGCAGCAATAGGTGTGAGCTGGAAGAAGTCCGAGGTAATTCCAGTGGTTATCGTCAAACCTAGTATTGGGGGCTTCGAGCCAGC harbors:
- a CDS encoding type II toxin-antitoxin system prevent-host-death family antitoxin → MNVVTIDEAKRDLDSLIAKVVSNAEPAIIATEAGQQIVLIPLDEFNAWQETAYLLSNPANAAHLRQSIAKK
- a CDS encoding TIR domain-containing protein; the encoded protein is MPELHRYKIFISHAWKYNDDYYRLIEYLNKEPNFVYSNYSVPEHDPVDAGNNKKLAEELRQQIRPVEVVVILGGMYVAYSDWIQFEIDYAKQLRKPILGVSPWSATKMPQVIQDTANAICGWNTPTIVSEIRRLA
- a CDS encoding DUF4231 domain-containing protein — translated: MENEKFEQYLKERYEDQIRWYSNRSSQNKRYYQWFQWGAIVISTSVPVLVISMPDKYKWFTAILSIILAIATSALKTFKFQENWINYRTISETLKKEKYFYDAEISEYATAEDKEQLLVERVETLISRENTLWVAIHTRKEEEEETEKN